Proteins encoded by one window of Streptomyces sp. NBC_01571:
- a CDS encoding AI-2E family transporter, with amino-acid sequence MAPKDETAQVDQQTSPFGTTPPTPPPGGDAVAQGGRMPRWLPRAMVLALTLIAVFQLGSWAFHQLIGLLINILIAFFLALAIEPAVSWMASYGMRRGMATFLVFFGLLIVTAGFVALLGSMLAGQIIKMVEGFPAYLDSVINWINSTFHTDLRRVDVQDSLVHSDWLRKYVQNSATGVLDVSAQVLGGLFKLLTITLFSFYFAADGPRLRRALCSVLPPARQAEVLRAWEIAVDKTGGYLYSRGLMALISGIAHYILLESLGVPYAPVLAVWVGLVSQFIPTIGTYLAGALPMLIAFTVDPWYALWVLVFVVIYQQFENYVLQPKLTSKTVDIHPAVAFGSVIAGTALLGAVGALIAIPAVATLQAFLGAYVKRYDVTDDPRVHGRRIRRSSPFRVRLRGLFGR; translated from the coding sequence GTGGCCCCGAAAGACGAGACCGCGCAGGTCGACCAGCAGACATCACCGTTCGGCACGACGCCGCCCACGCCGCCTCCCGGCGGGGACGCCGTGGCGCAGGGCGGCCGCATGCCCCGCTGGCTGCCGCGTGCCATGGTGCTCGCGCTCACCCTCATCGCCGTCTTCCAGCTCGGCAGCTGGGCGTTCCACCAGCTGATAGGCCTGTTGATCAACATTCTCATCGCGTTCTTCCTGGCGCTCGCGATCGAGCCCGCGGTGAGCTGGATGGCCTCCTACGGCATGCGCCGGGGGATGGCCACCTTCCTCGTCTTCTTCGGCCTGCTGATCGTGACCGCCGGATTCGTCGCCCTGCTCGGCTCGATGCTCGCGGGCCAGATCATCAAGATGGTGGAGGGCTTCCCCGCCTACCTGGACTCGGTGATCAACTGGATCAACTCGACCTTCCACACCGACCTGAGACGGGTGGACGTCCAGGACAGCCTGGTCCACTCCGACTGGCTGCGGAAGTACGTGCAGAACAGCGCGACCGGCGTCCTGGACGTGTCCGCGCAGGTGCTCGGGGGTCTGTTCAAACTGCTGACGATCACGCTGTTCTCGTTCTACTTCGCGGCCGACGGGCCGCGGCTGCGGCGCGCGCTGTGCTCCGTGCTGCCGCCCGCGCGGCAGGCCGAGGTGCTGCGGGCGTGGGAGATCGCGGTCGACAAGACCGGCGGCTACCTGTACTCGCGCGGTCTGATGGCGCTGATCTCCGGCATCGCGCACTACATCCTGCTGGAGTCCCTGGGCGTGCCCTACGCGCCCGTGCTCGCCGTCTGGGTGGGCCTGGTCTCGCAGTTCATCCCCACCATCGGCACGTATCTCGCGGGGGCCCTGCCGATGCTGATCGCCTTCACCGTCGATCCCTGGTACGCGCTCTGGGTGCTGGTCTTCGTCGTGATCTACCAGCAGTTCGAGAACTACGTACTGCAGCCGAAGCTGACCTCCAAGACCGTCGACATCCACCCCGCGGTCGCCTTCGGCTCGGTCATCGCGGGCACCGCGCTCCTCGGTGCCGTCGGTGCCCTGATCGCCATTCCCGCGGTCGCCACGCTGCAGGCCTTCCTGGGCGCGTACGTGAAGCGGTACGACGTAACGGACGACCCCCGGGTCCACGGGCGCCGGATCAGGAGATCCAGCCCCTTCCGCGTGCGGCTGCGCGGGCTGTTCGGCAGATGA
- a CDS encoding AzlD domain-containing protein: MNVWIAIGVTAVGCYLVKLTGLLVPAGVLERPLVKRLAALLPVALLAALTAQQTFADGRVLVVDAKAAGLAAAAVALLLRAPFLLVVGAAVVVTAGVRAMNG, encoded by the coding sequence TTGAACGTCTGGATCGCGATCGGCGTGACCGCCGTCGGCTGCTACCTCGTCAAGCTCACCGGGCTGCTCGTTCCGGCGGGCGTCCTGGAGCGTCCGCTCGTCAAGCGCCTGGCCGCCCTGCTGCCCGTCGCCCTGCTGGCCGCGCTCACGGCGCAGCAGACCTTCGCCGACGGGCGCGTCCTGGTCGTGGACGCGAAGGCCGCCGGACTCGCCGCGGCCGCCGTGGCACTGCTCCTGCGGGCACCCTTCCTGCTCGTGGTCGGTGCCGCCGTGGTCGTGACGGCGGGAGTGCGGGCGATGAACGGCTGA
- a CDS encoding DUF3046 domain-containing protein encodes MRLTVFWQRMAEHFGAGYADTFARDHVMTELGGRTVHEALDAGWEAKDVWRVVCATMNVPYEKR; translated from the coding sequence ATGCGGTTGACGGTCTTCTGGCAGCGGATGGCGGAGCACTTCGGTGCGGGGTACGCCGACACCTTCGCGCGCGATCATGTGATGACGGAGCTCGGCGGCCGGACGGTGCACGAGGCCCTGGACGCGGGCTGGGAGGCCAAGGATGTGTGGCGCGTGGTGTGCGCGACCATGAACGTTCCGTACGAAAAGCGCTGA
- a CDS encoding AzlC family ABC transporter permease — MGVGIAVGLSGFAFGVTSAGSGLTVSQTCALSLLVFTGASQFALVGALASGGNPLTAAAGAFFLGVRNAFYGLRLSQLLALPRAVRPFAAQWVIDETTAVALAQPARRSVRIGFTVTGLTLYVLWNLTTLLGAVGAGAIGDTDAWGLDAAGPAVFLALLAPMLTTTTERAVAGAAVLLGLGLLSVLPAGVPVLVAALAAPAALYVEGRRRPGTDGRPSTGHDASGEDR; from the coding sequence CTGGGAGTCGGGATCGCCGTCGGACTGTCCGGCTTCGCCTTCGGGGTGACCTCGGCCGGCAGCGGACTCACGGTGTCGCAGACCTGTGCGCTCAGCCTCCTGGTGTTCACCGGCGCCTCGCAGTTCGCGCTCGTGGGCGCACTCGCGAGCGGCGGCAATCCGCTCACGGCGGCCGCGGGCGCCTTTTTCCTCGGAGTGCGCAACGCCTTCTACGGACTGCGTCTGTCGCAGTTGCTGGCCCTCCCGCGCGCGGTGCGTCCGTTCGCCGCGCAGTGGGTGATCGACGAGACCACGGCCGTGGCGCTGGCCCAGCCGGCCCGCCGCAGCGTCCGGATCGGCTTCACCGTCACCGGGCTCACCCTCTACGTGCTGTGGAACCTGACCACGCTCCTGGGCGCGGTCGGGGCCGGCGCCATCGGGGACACCGACGCGTGGGGGCTGGACGCCGCCGGGCCCGCCGTCTTCCTCGCGCTGCTCGCACCGATGCTGACGACCACCACGGAGCGCGCGGTCGCCGGTGCCGCGGTCCTTCTGGGGCTCGGTCTGCTCTCCGTGCTGCCCGCGGGAGTCCCGGTGCTGGTGGCCGCGCTGGCCGCTCCCGCCGCCCTCTACGTGGAGGGACGCCGGCGCCCGGGGACCGACGGCCGGCCGAGTACCGGCCACGACGCATCGGGGGAGGACCGTTGA
- a CDS encoding AraC family transcriptional regulator, giving the protein MAGSGQERARHWQYAELPGVDLLRARFVEKVFVRHTHENFVIAAIADGVEVFHHGGADQYAGPGTLALVNPDTPHTGRAGVPEGWRYGAVYPSPELMAEIAAETTTIRGTPGFTRPVLDDPYAVSLVHEVLRAAEEGNALAADTLLRVAVTRLLRLNGGTLPQRAVPTAGSRVAARARAVVEERMAEPPSLERLATDLGTSPFALLRAFRDTYGMPPHTWLTDARVRRARRLLDTGSAPADAAVAVGFTDQPHLNRHFTRIVGVPPGAYRRERKNVQDAEPGLYLPSGVWQNRQLAQRHAGKKTAEDPTPPSSGTPWESGSPSDCPASPSG; this is encoded by the coding sequence GTGGCAGGTTCGGGACAGGAGCGGGCACGGCACTGGCAGTACGCGGAACTGCCGGGTGTCGACCTGCTGCGCGCCCGCTTCGTCGAGAAGGTCTTCGTGCGGCACACCCACGAGAACTTCGTCATCGCCGCCATCGCCGACGGCGTCGAGGTCTTCCACCACGGCGGCGCCGACCAGTACGCGGGCCCGGGCACCCTCGCGCTGGTCAACCCCGACACCCCGCACACGGGCCGGGCGGGTGTCCCCGAAGGCTGGCGGTACGGGGCGGTGTACCCGTCCCCCGAGCTGATGGCGGAGATCGCCGCCGAGACCACCACGATCCGCGGCACCCCCGGATTCACCCGCCCGGTGCTCGACGACCCGTACGCCGTGAGCCTGGTCCACGAGGTGCTCCGGGCCGCCGAGGAGGGCAACGCGCTCGCCGCCGACACCCTGCTGAGGGTCGCCGTGACCCGGCTGCTCCGTCTGAACGGGGGCACGCTGCCGCAACGGGCCGTGCCCACCGCCGGTTCCCGCGTCGCCGCTCGCGCGCGTGCCGTGGTGGAGGAGCGGATGGCCGAGCCCCCGAGCCTGGAGCGGCTCGCCACCGACCTCGGCACCAGCCCGTTCGCCCTGCTGCGCGCCTTCCGTGACACCTACGGCATGCCGCCGCACACCTGGCTCACCGACGCCCGGGTCCGCAGGGCACGCCGGCTCCTGGACACCGGTTCCGCGCCCGCGGACGCGGCCGTCGCCGTCGGCTTCACCGACCAGCCCCATCTGAACCGCCACTTCACCCGGATCGTGGGCGTGCCCCCGGGCGCCTACCGGCGTGAGCGCAAGAACGTACAAGACGCCGAGCCGGGGCTGTACCTACCGTCCGGGGTGTGGCAGAACAGACAGCTCGCGCAGCGACACGCAGGAAAGAAGACGGCGGAAGACCCGACGCCGCCGTCGTCCGGGACGCCCTGGGAGTCGGGATCGCCGTCGGACTGTCCGGCTTCGCCTTCGGGGTGA